A single window of Acetivibrio cellulolyticus CD2 DNA harbors:
- a CDS encoding metal-dependent hydrolase yields MMGATHYNLGIFYYVLFSTVPFLISVPFLGSQCITLAGILVAGIAALLADADQQHSKFNLDVNPVTGAAVGIVDTIKEIIITIIGLIMTVGLGILILYYSKTIIAQLEAVPKVGKYAYNLTYSIAIFLILVGVTGKRTIRHIPIIGAIYNSLHRMIDKGANLIKRVLIFLIYVSLGAVTIVYNYSYLHDGIVYIIGLLFVAVAIFPHRTFLHSLDGGLLLFSLSALYLSNKIGYTYLANAFIIGYFSHLYLSDILTKEGVPLSCIPTVIKALRLHEILNKFKVYRAIYRVLNIRIVIPLTETGSREGSIFELFYVAVVMIVAIIAFFKIPHASLKLI; encoded by the coding sequence ATGATGGGAGCTACTCACTATAATCTAGGGATATTTTATTATGTTCTATTTTCAACGGTACCGTTTTTAATATCGGTGCCGTTTTTAGGTAGTCAATGTATTACCCTAGCAGGTATTTTAGTTGCTGGAATAGCTGCATTATTAGCAGATGCGGATCAACAGCATAGTAAATTTAATTTAGATGTTAACCCGGTAACAGGTGCAGCGGTTGGCATAGTGGATACAATAAAAGAAATAATAATAACTATAATCGGCCTTATAATGACTGTTGGTTTGGGTATATTGATTTTATACTATTCTAAAACCATAATAGCACAATTGGAAGCGGTCCCAAAGGTGGGTAAGTATGCCTATAATTTAACATACAGTATTGCTATATTTCTTATATTGGTTGGAGTAACAGGAAAAAGAACAATACGCCATATACCCATAATAGGGGCTATATACAATTCGTTACATAGGATGATTGACAAAGGGGCCAATTTAATAAAACGTGTGCTGATATTTTTAATATATGTGTCCCTGGGAGCCGTAACAATAGTGTATAACTATAGTTATCTACATGATGGTATAGTATATATTATTGGGCTGCTTTTCGTAGCTGTAGCCATATTTCCACATAGGACATTTTTACATTCGTTAGATGGTGGCCTTTTATTATTTTCATTATCGGCCTTATATTTAAGTAATAAGATAGGCTATACATACCTTGCAAATGCCTTTATTATAGGCTATTTTAGCCATTTATATTTGTCGGATATATTAACAAAAGAAGGGGTGCCTTTGTCGTGTATACCTACCGTAATAAAGGCTTTACGATTGCATGAAATACTTAATAAATTTAAGGTTTATAGGGCCATCTACAGGGTTTTAAATATCAGGATAGTTATACCTTTGACCGAAACCGGGAGCAGGGAAGGTAGCATATTTGAATTGTTTTATGTTGCAGTTGTTATGATTGTTGCAATAATAGCATTTTTTAAAATCCCTCATGCTAGTTTAAAACTAATATAA